Within Syntrophus gentianae, the genomic segment CGATACCGGGTGCGCCGCGATTGGCCTTTACCCTTTTCCAAGCCACTGCCATGTTCTCTTTGGAAAGAATCCACTCCAGCAAGCGCTCATTTGGGTCGTACGATTCCACGATGCGCCCCATGGGCACTTCTCCGTACGGATTCATCATGTCCTGAGAGCTCATAGAGGTTCTTCCCTTCTCTGTGTTCGGCCCTTCGGCGGGGTAAGTCTTTCCCGGCTTTTCTCCTTTCGCCGGGCTTGTTTCCTCTCGCCTAATATGGCCTCTGCTGACTCCTGTCCGGCCCTCCGCCATGTTGCCATGACGGGCGCCACTCCCGGAGGAGTTGCAAACCGGGCAGGTCTCCCCGGACTCTTTTCAGTACCCCCTTGAGGGGTATAAGAACGTAAACTGTGACTATGCAACCGCAGCATTTACCGTATCTCCCGAATCCAGGGCTTTTTCATGTCGTGCTGACTTACCCGGAGACTCAGCCTTGTATGTTGTTTCTGTTCGTCGGCTCATAGCTTTGCACTCCGGCTTCCTTCGGACGGTCTCTCACAGTTCCGCCCTTGCCTTCGACTAGTACTTGTGTCAATGTATAAAGCATTGACAGGATTCACATACAGGGGGCTTTCACCCCATAAGTTCACGCCCGTGCCGGGCGTACACCACAGCATCAACTCGGACTGGCAATTCCGCTGCGCTCCATTGCCAGCCGGTTACGCGGAACAGGTCAGAACAGTGCTGTAAGGAGGTGACGAATGAGTGATTACCGTCTTTCCGAGTTGCTTGACTTGACCATCATGCAGAAGATGGCTGATGCGCACTACCAGGCAGCAGGCATGCCCATCGGGATCATCGATGCCCTCGACGGTTCGATCCTCGTTGGATCCGGCTGGCAGGATATATGTGTCAAATTCCACCGCGCCTATCCGGATTCACTTCGACGCTGCCAGGAGAGTGACGATTTCATCAAGGGCCGCCTTGTCGAAGGCGAGGCCTGTCAGTATAAATGCAAAAACGGGCTCTGGGACATAGGCATACCGATCGTAGTAGCCCGACGTCATCTGGCAACCATGTTTCTGGGGCAGTTTTTTTATGAAGGAGAGGCCCCTGATCGGGGCTTCTTTATCAACTTGGCTCATGAATTGAGTTTTGATGTTGATGAATATCTTGCAGCACTCGACCGGGTGCCGGTCTTTAGCCGCGAAAAAGTCCATGACATAGTCGAATACGACAAGGCGCTGGTGCGTTTTATCAGTGATCTTGGAGAACATGCGCTCTCGAAAATCAAGGCGGACAAGATAATTCGTGAAAATGAGCGGAGGTTTTACGCCATATTTGACCAGTCCTACCAATTGCTCTGGTCGATATCCATCGACGGCAGAGTCCTGGAAGTAAATAAAACGGCCTTGAAAGTTGGCGGCGTTGAAGAGGTGGATGTCATCGGCAAACCTTTCTGGGAAACTTCCTGGTGGGCGCATTCACCTGTACTGCAGGAAAAACTCCGTCTGGCGGTTCAGCAGGTTGCGAATGGTGAGGTTATCCGATTTGAAGCAACCTACCCCGCCACCGATGGGAGTCTCTACTATTTTGATTTTTCACTAAAACCAATAATAGATGAAGCAGGGAAGGTTGTTCTACTGATAGGGGACGGTCAGAATATCACCGAACGTAAGAGGGCGGAGGAGGAGCTTTCAGACAATTCCCGGTTCTTTGAAAATATGGATAGGGTCAACCGGGCCATGCAGGGGACGAATGATCTTGATCAGATGATGAGCAATGTTCTCGACGTCCTTCTTTCGATCTTCGATTGTGACAGGGCGTGGCTGGTCTATCCGTGCGATCCCGAAGCCGCTTCGTGGCGAGTTTCGATGGAGCGTAACCGGCCGGATTATCCCGGTGCCTTGGATATGGGAGTTGATGAGGTTCCCATGGATTCGGATGTAGTCAAGGTGTTCCAAACAATGAGGGCCTCCAGCGAACCTGTGACATTCGGTCACGGATCTGATCAGCCGCTGGTGGGAGAGGTTCCGGAGCGTCTCCGCGAACAGTCCCAAATTGCGATCACCTTGTACCCCAAAGTAGGCAAACCCTGGCTCTTTGGACTACACCAGTGCTCATACCAGCGGGTCTGGAGACTGGAGGAAAAGAAGCTTATACAGGAGATCGGCAGGCGTTTGACCGACGGTCTAACAAGTCTGTTGGCCTATCGCGAACTGCATGACAGCGAAGAACTCTACCACTCATTGTTCGATAACATGCTGAACGGATTTGCGTATTGCCGGATGATTTTTGATCAAGGGAGGCCAAAAGATTTCATCTGCCTTGAGGTGAACAATGCCTTTGAATCATTAACAGGGTTGAAGAATGTTATCGGGAAAAAAGTATCTGAAGTAATCCCGGGCATACAAGAGTCAGATCCGGAACTGTTCGAAATCTTGGGAAGGGTGGCTTCAACAGGCAACCCCGAGAGGTCTGAAATCTATGTGAAAGCCTTAGAGCAGTGGCTTGCGATCTCCGTGTACAACCCTGGAGAAGAATGCTTTACGGTTGTATTCGACGTTATCACCGAGCACAAGCGGTCTGAAGAGAAGCTGATGAGTCAGATGGAGTTCGTCACAACGCTCCTGGATACTATCCCCAACCCTGTCTTCTACAAGGATTGTCAGGGTCGATATATCAGTTGTAATCGCGCCTTTGAGCAGTTCTATGGGATGTTGAGAGAGGAAATAGCTGGGAAGACTGTATACGAGATTGCACCAAAGGAAATAGCCGATGAATATCGCCGAAAAGACGATGAGCTCTTCGTGCACCCGGGGACGCAGACGTACGAGTGGGCTGTGCAGTCCGCCGATGGGGTCCGGCACGATGTCATCTACCACAAAGCCACCTTTGACGGGCCGGATGGGTCAGTTGCCGGTCTGGTAGGCGTGGTGGTTGACATTACCGAACGAAAACGGATGGAACAATCAATATGTGAGAGCGAAGGTCGTCTGCGCACACTGCTGCAGACTATCCCCGATCTGATCTGGTTGAAAGACGCGCAGGGCGTTTATTTGGCCTGCAACACAATTTTCGAGCGTTTTTTCGGTGCCAAGGAAGAGGATATTGTCGGCAAGACAGACTACGACTTTGTGGAAAAAGATCTGGCGGACTTCTTCCGCGAACAGGACCGCAAGGCCGTTGCCGCTGGCAAGCCCAGTAGCAATGAGGAGTGGATCACCTTTGCCGACGATGGACATCGTGCTTTTTTAGATACGGTCAAGACACCGATGTTCGATGTCGAAGGCAAGCTTGTCGGAGTGTTAGGCATCGCCCGGGACATCACTGAACGTAAGCGGGCCGAGGAGGAGAAAGCCAAACTCGAAGGCCAGCTCCAGCAGGCCCAAAAAATGGAATCGGTGGGCCGGTTGGCAGGCGGAGTGGCCCATGACTTCAATAATATGCTGAACGTGATCATCGGCTATACCGAGCTATCCCTGAGTCGGGTGGATACGGCGAACCCTCTCTTTGCCGCATTGCAGGAAATCCGGAAAGCCGCCGAGCGCTCCGCCGATCTGACCCGGCAACTTTTGGCTTTTGCGCGCAAACAGACTATCGCACCCAGAGTGATTGATTTGAACGTAACCGTGGAAAGCATCCTCAAGATGCTCCGGCGTCTCATTGGAGAAGACATCGACCTCGCCTGGCTGCCGGGAGCGAAGGTGTGGGCGCTCAAGGTAGATCCCTCCCAGATTGATCAGATCCTGGCCAACCTGTGCGTCAATGCTCGCGATGCCGTTGCCGGTCCGGGCCGGGTCACCATAGAAACGGGCAACGCAACCTTTGACGAGGCTTACTGCGCCGGGAAGCTGGGGTCTGCGTCAGGAGATTATGTAATGCTGGCGGTCAGTGACGACGGCCACGGTATGGATAAGGAGACCATGGACAATATTTTCGAGCCCTTTTTCACCACCAAGGGAATTGGCCGGGGCACCGGCCTTGGGCTGGCCACGGTCTACGGCATTGTAAAGCAGAACAAAGGCTTCATCAACGTCTACAGCGAACCGGGCCATGGAACAACGTTCAAGATATATCTGCCCAGACACGCTGCTGAAACCGAGCAAATGGAGGAAGAAAGCCCGGCTACGCCAACGGCTCGGGGCCACGAAACCATCCTGCTGGTGGAAGACGAACCCACTATTTTGTATCTGGCGAAACTGATGCTGGAGAGTTTCGGGTATCGGGTGCTGGCCGCCTCAACGCCGGGAGAGGCCATCCAAATGGCCAAAGAGCACGCCGACGAAATCAACCTGCTTATGGTGGACGTGGTCATGCCTGAAATGAACGGCCCGGACCTGGCAAAATATCTGCTTTCTCTTTACCCGGGACTGAGGTGCCTCTTCATGTCCGGCTATACAGCCAACATCATAGCTCACCGTGGCGTGCTCGACGAGGGAGTCAGTTTCATTCAAAAACCGTTTTCAATGCAAGCGCTGGCCGCAAAGGTACGGGAAGCTCTGGATAACCAATGAGGAAGGGTGCGATGGGGACGCTCTTAAAATGTTGAAATGTGATGAATATAAGATGTTATAATGATTTTCCAATCGGGTAGCCGAGAGGGAAATAGGGAAATAGGGGAAATAGGGGACACTTCCCGTATTTATGCTTGACAACTGGTGAGGATCAAGGCATAAAATTTTTCATGCCGAGAATCGCCCGTATCATAGCGCCCCATTATCCACATCATGTCACCCAGCGGAGTAATAACCGCGTCGATGTCTTTTTGGATGATGAAGACAAAGCCAAGTACTTATCACTGCTGAAAGACTACAACGAAAGATTGGCCGTTGACGTCTGGGCCTATTGCCTGATGACCAACCATGTCCATATCCTGGCCGTTCCAGCCAGGAATGTGTCATTGTCCCGCTGCATCGGCAGGACAAATCTTCTGTACACACAGCACGTCAACCGGAAATACAACCGCAGCGGTCGATTGTGGCAGAACCGATTCTTTTCGACAATTATTGATACGGAATCCTCCTATTTATGGGCAGTGGCAAGATACATTGAGCAAAATCCCGTAAAATCGGCGCTGGTGACACGTCCGGATGAGACTATCTCTGGTCGAGTTGCCGAGCCAATATTAGGGGACAAGGAAACGGATTGGTTACAAGTAAAGGGTGGCTTGATGAAAAAGATCGGGAAGCCTACCGGACATTCCTGATGCAGACAGATACGCTGATGGATCAAAAGATCAGGGTGAATACTTCAACTGGGCGTCCTTTGGGAAGCGAAGACTTCCTTTTGGAATTGGAAAATAAACTTTGCCTAAAGATATTACCAGGCAAGGCGGGTCGCCCCAAAAAGCAGAAAGAAATTTAATACGGGAAGTGTCCCCAAATTACCCCAAATTACCCAAATTACCCTTGACAAGTAAAAAAGCCAAACCGAGCCCCACTGTATCGGAAAGGTGAACGTCTAGAGAAGTTCCTTACAATGCATCCCATACGAGAACTCCGACCGTTCTCCCTATCCTCCTTCCGTAAAAGCAAGTTCTAAAAAAATTAATCTATGCAATCCTTGACATAAGGCTAAATATAACATATGTGTGTCTTTCGCCCAGTGTTAATGGATTATTCACTAGCATAGCTTCCACAATGTTACTCAGGAACCATGAAATTCCCGACTCACTCTGTTGAGATAATTTATTTACTGACCGGTCAGACACATAAAGAATCAAAATGGAACCTGCAATTTCGTTGTCTGAGACAAAGTGGGGCTTTGAATAAGGAGGTGATGCAGACACAAAGATTTTGTAATAACAAGCTCATAAAGAAGGAGCATGCTGAGTTTGATATCGATATATTTGTAGCAACCATTCTCAGCGTAAGAGGAAGAAAAGTGTTAACTTGCATAACTACCACGAGAACGTCATTTAAAAAAACTTTTGAAAGGAGTCACGTTTCAATGAACAGAAAGAATATTTTAGTTATTTTAGCAATATGCTCATTGATGATTGGCCTTGCAGTATCGGCCCACGCGAGCACCGCCGCTATTGCGAGCTACGATATACTGCACACTCCGGAGTCTGGCTGGCAGAATTGGTATCACACATATAACGGAACAATCACTTCCGACGGTGGTGATTATTACAATTATTCGGGTGGGTCAGGCACGATTAACGACGGAGTAATCGGTACCTCAGAGTCAGTTGCGCATCTATTTTCCATTCAGGCCTCTCCGGTAATTACCTTGAATCTGGACGGTTCCTATACTACCAACAGCATTGAGATTTATGGCGGAGATATGGAGAACAATTGCATTCCAGGCAACCTGTTTAGCGTAAAGGTAACAATTGGCGGCATCTCAGCGGTGTTATTTAGCACACCGTCTGGTAACTCTAACGACCTGTTCACCATAACGGGGAGTGCCTTAGACGGCTTGTTGACTAGCCAGATTGTGCTATCAGACTTTATCAGTGACAACCCTTACACGTTCATGCGTGATTATTTTGATATCGCTGAAATTAAGATTGACGGAGGCAGTAACCCCGTTCCCATTCCCGCTGCCTTCTGGCTTCTTGGTACAGGTCTGGTCGGTTTAGTAGGACTTAGGAGAAAGTTTCAGAAGTAACGAAACACATAATTGGTTTATTACGGAAAGGCAGGGTCAAATCGGCTCTGCCTTTTTTTAAATTATAATTGGAAATCAACATCTTGAGTTCCTGCTATTGATGAGGACTCGTAGATGTAACCGAGTTTCTTAGTTAAATTTCATGATAAAGAGAATACGATGAATGCACTTGCGAAATATATATAAAAACTTATATAATACTTTTGTGAGTACAAAGCCGTTAAAGTTTGTCGGATCGAGTCTCGATGACCTCCGGGGCTTTCCCGAAGAAGCCCGCCGTATTGCAGGTTTTGAACTTCGAGCAATCCAGAATGGGCTTGAACCAAGAGACTGGGAAAGCTATGCAGTCAGTCGGTCCCGGAGTGAACCGAGATCCGAATACAGATACTTGGCGAGTGGCGAGTACTCTACGTCGCAAAACTGACCGATGCCATCTATGTTCTTCATGCCTTTCAAAAGAAGGGTCAGAAAACTAACAAAAATGATGTTGAGTTGGCCCGCAAGCGGTTCAGACAAATTGGAGGAGCTACATGAATGAGCCAATAACGAATTCATCCGGTAATGTCTTTCTCGACCTCGGATATTCACCTGATGAAGCGGTAATTCTTCAAATGCGTGCCGATCTTATGGCGGATATTCGGAAATTCGTCAAAGCAAAAAAGCTTACACAGGCCAAAGCTGCCGAGATATTGGGTATAACCCAGTCTAGGGTATCCGACCTTACGAGAGGCAAATGGGAGAAATTCAGCCTCGAAATGCTGATTACTCTTGCGACAAAGGCTGGAATGCACGTGACGCTCAAAACAGCGGCTTAAAACAGGGATAACAATTAGTTGCACCGAACGTGGCGATAGGGCACGCCCCGCCGGTTATCACTGTGTTGACTTTTCCTTATACTGAACTCTTTTAGACATCAAATTACCTCTGTTGATCAGTATTCCCAATTGTTGGGAGCAAATACGATTTATAGATTTCTTGATAGCTTGACACAGGGCCATGACAAAACTGCGCGATGGTTCCGTTATGCTCAGAGGAAATGTCTTTATAACTTATTTTGAATTGATCTGAAGCTCTTCCCCCATCTTGTGACCGGTTTTTGCATTGGTATTTACCTAAAATAAAAGGGGAAAAACATACCTGCATGGGGAGGAAAAGTTCATGACGGGGATCATCGTGGCATTGGATGGCGTGACCTTCAATTCGGCGCGCGAAGGAGGGACCCTTTCCGTCCTTTCGAAGGCTCGGGAAAAGGGGATGATCTGGGGCATTAAAATCAACGACATGCTCTACAGCGGCGACGTGACGAAGATCATGGCTTCTCTGAAGGATGAATTCAAACTGGGGGTCATGGTGGATGTCAAGCTCCACGACATTCCCTCGACCATGGAAAACAGCATTTCAAAGCTTGTCAATGCGGGGGCGAATATCGTCACGATTCACTGCTCGTCCAATTACCGTCCCAGAAACACGGAGCTCTTGAAGTATATTGCCGGGGTTACGGCCCTTACCTCCTTCACCAATCTGGAAATCAAATGGATTTATGACAAGACCCATGAGGAAATCGTCCGGGCCTTTTCGGACATCGCCCTCATGAACAACTACGGGTATGTCGTGGGATCCGTGAAGGACATGTCGTTGATCCAGGATAACCCCTTGAAGAAGATCTGTACGGGGGTCCGGCCCGCCTGGTACAGGGAGCGTCACGACCAGGTCCGGATTTCATCCATCCGCGAAGCGCTGCGACTTGATGCGGATTATGTCGTCATTGGCCGTCCCATCACCACCGCCGACAATCTGATGGATGCCATCGAGAGGATTCACAAAGAACTGCAATAGAAAACCGGAAAAGTATTCCGCCAGACTGGCGGATGATCCAACCTTTTCATCCTGCGGGAAAATTCTATTTCCTGGCGGCGGACATTTCGTCCGCCAGCGTCACCCAACCTCCGCCCATGGCCTTGTAGATATTGACCAGCGAGGTGAGCAGCGATGCGCGATACTGGGCGTAATTGAGCTCTGCCGGGAACAGCTGTTCCTGGGCCTGAAGCACGGTGGAGTAGGGGACATAGCCGCCATCATACTGCAGTTGCGCCAGACGGGTATATTCCCTGGCCGCATCGACCAGCCGCTTCTGGGCCTGGAGCTGCTCGGCAATCTTGGTCCGGGCGACCAGGGCATTTTCCACATCAGAGAAGGCACTTTGAATGGACGATTGGTAGGACAGAAGCGCTGCTTCTTGCGCCGCCTCTGCCTGCTTCACCTGGCCGTAAATGGCCCCGGCAGTGAAGATCGGGCCAGATATTGATCCGCCGTAACTCCAGGTCCGGTTCGGACCCTTGAAAAGATCGGAAAGTTCGGAACTTTCATGACCATATCCTCCCGTGAGGGAAAGAGTCGGGAAATAAAGGGCCCTGGCTGCGCCGATCTGTGCGTTGGCCGCAATCAGGTTCTGCTCCGCCTGACGGATATCGGGGCGGCGTTCGAGGAGTTGCGAAGGCAGTCCGGCCGGGACAGAGGGCAGGGTCAGCTCGCTGAGCAACCGTCCACGGGGAATCGGTCCGGGATTGCGCCCGAGGAGAATGGAGAGGGCGTTTTCAGTTGAAGCGATCTGATTCTCAAGCTGCGGGATCGTTGCGGCGGCGGTCTCGTAGCGGGTGCGCGCCTGTTCAACGGTCATCTGGGAGACCTGGCCGTATTGGAACTGGAGTTCGAAGAGATGAACGGAATCCCCATAGGATTTCAGGTTCTTCCGGGCAATCGCCAGTTGTTCGTCGAGACCGCAGAGCTGGAGGTAATTGGTTGCCACCAGGGAAACAAGGGAAAGGACCGTGCCGCGGCGCGCCTCTTCCGTTGCGAGGAGGTTTGCCCGGGCCGCCTCGGATGCCCTTCTCACACGTCCCCACAGATCTATTTCCCAGCTCGCTCCGGCGAAGACCGAATAGGTATTCCGGGGATTGTCTATGTATGACCAGATCGCCGAACCATTCTGTTCACTGGATCGTTCCCGGGTTCCGCTGCCGCTGTAATCGAGCTGGGGGAACAACGGCGCCCGCGTCTGGATGAGGAGGCCGGCCGCCTGTTCAACATGAGCGGCGGCGATCTTGACGTCCTTGTTGGCGGTAAGGGCCTCGGTTATCAGGCTGTCCAGCGTCGGGTCGCCGAACTGCTTCCACCAGGCCGTATCGACGGTTTCCGCGGCCTCTTTTCCTTCATACCGGTAAGTATCAGGCGTCGGGATGCCTGGCCGCGAATAATCGGGACCGACCATGCAGCCGGCCAGCAGAATTCCATAAACAACGATAAGAAAAAGACGGCGCATGTCAGGCCTCCTCGATCTGCCGGGGTGGCGTCGGATCCGAAGGGGAGGGGGCATCGTCCTTTGGTGGCGGCGGAGGGACCTTTTTCTTTCCCAGGCTCCGCTCATGGAGCTGGTCGAAGAGATAGAAAAAGAGCGGCACGTAGAGCATGGCCAGGGTCGTTTCGCCGATCATTCCTCCGATGATGCCTGTTCCGATGGAGTGACGGGCATTGGCCCCGGCGCCCACCGCCAGGGCAAGGGGGAGCACACCGAAGATGAAGGCCAGCGAGGTCATGAGAATGGGCCGCAGCCTTTCTTCTCCGGCTTGGATGGTGGCCTCCATGACGGACAGCCCCTGCTTGCGAAGTTCGACGGCAAAGGTGACCCTCAGGACGGCGTTCTTGGCCCCCAGGCCGATGAGGACCAGCATGCCGATCTGAAAATAGACGTCGTTGTTCAGGCCGCGCAGCCAGTTGAAAATCAGGGCGCCGAGAATGCCGAAGGGGACCGCCGTCATGACGGAGCCGGGCAGGGTCCAGGATTCGAACTGGGCGGACAGCACGAGGAAAACGATAATCAATCCGAAGACAAAGGCGACGGCGGAAGTGCCCCCCGATTTCTTTTCCTCGAAGGCCATGCCGGACCAGGAGAAACCATAACCCTGGGGAAGGACCTCGCGGGCCACTTCCTCCATGGCTTTGATGGCGTCGCCGGAGCTGTAACCCGGTGCGGAGTTCCCGGTCAGCTGGGCCGCCGGGAACCCGTTGAAGCGGGGAACGAGATCCGGTCCGCTGGAATAATGGGTCGTCACCACGGCGGAAAGGGGCACCATCTCTCCACTGCGGGAGCGGACATAGAGCCGTTTGATATCGGAAGGATCCTGGCGGAACCTGGCATCCGACTGGAGGATGACGTTCCAGATCCGGCTGTACTGGTTGAACTGGCTGACCATGAGAGAGCCGAATTGGGCCTGAAGGGCGCTGTAGACATCCTGCACCGGCACGCCGAGGAGATTGGCCTTGTCGCGATCGACATCGACCTTCAGCTGCCGGGAGATGGCACGGAAGGTGGTGTTCAAATCGGTGAGCTCCGGTCTCTTGCGGGCCTTCGCCAGGAACTGCTGAGTCAACTCATAGAGTTCGGCTGAACTCCCCGAACCCTTGTCCTGGATCCAGAATTCGAAGCCCCCGGTGGTGCCGATCCCCGGAATGGCGGGCGGCGCGATGGGAAGGGTGATCCCCGTTTTGATGGCACCGGCTTCGGCATAAACCGATTTGAGAATCGCCTTCGCATTTTCCCTGGCTGCCCGCTTCAGAGATTCGTAACGTTCTTCGAAATCCTTCAGGGTGACGAAGAAGGTCGCTGCATTCGTCTTGTATTGGCCGTCGATGAGGCTGTAGCCGGAAACGGCTGTCCGGTTCTGGACCCCCGATTCCTTTGCAAAGAGCTGGTCCAGCGAATCTGAGGCCGCTACGGTCCGCTTCAGGTTGGCTGCATCCGGCAGAATCAGGGCGGCCATCACGTATCCCTGATCTTCATTGGGCACGAAGCTGGTGGGGAGCGTGAAAAACAGCTGCACCAGCCCCCAGAGCAGAAAGCCGAGGAGAACAAAGGCCAGGACCATCCGTTTGATGATCAGGGTGACGGCGTTTCCGAAGGCCAGGGTGATTCGATCCACCTGGCGGTTGAACCAGGCGAAGAAACCCCGCTGCGGCTTTTCCGTGTGTTTGAGCAACAGCACGCACATCGCCGGCGTCAGGGTGAGAGCCACAAAACCGGAAAGGGCCACGGAGATGACGATGGTAATGGCGAACTGTTTGTAAAGCTG encodes:
- a CDS encoding PAS domain S-box protein; translated protein: MSDYRLSELLDLTIMQKMADAHYQAAGMPIGIIDALDGSILVGSGWQDICVKFHRAYPDSLRRCQESDDFIKGRLVEGEACQYKCKNGLWDIGIPIVVARRHLATMFLGQFFYEGEAPDRGFFINLAHELSFDVDEYLAALDRVPVFSREKVHDIVEYDKALVRFISDLGEHALSKIKADKIIRENERRFYAIFDQSYQLLWSISIDGRVLEVNKTALKVGGVEEVDVIGKPFWETSWWAHSPVLQEKLRLAVQQVANGEVIRFEATYPATDGSLYYFDFSLKPIIDEAGKVVLLIGDGQNITERKRAEEELSDNSRFFENMDRVNRAMQGTNDLDQMMSNVLDVLLSIFDCDRAWLVYPCDPEAASWRVSMERNRPDYPGALDMGVDEVPMDSDVVKVFQTMRASSEPVTFGHGSDQPLVGEVPERLREQSQIAITLYPKVGKPWLFGLHQCSYQRVWRLEEKKLIQEIGRRLTDGLTSLLAYRELHDSEELYHSLFDNMLNGFAYCRMIFDQGRPKDFICLEVNNAFESLTGLKNVIGKKVSEVIPGIQESDPELFEILGRVASTGNPERSEIYVKALEQWLAISVYNPGEECFTVVFDVITEHKRSEEKLMSQMEFVTTLLDTIPNPVFYKDCQGRYISCNRAFEQFYGMLREEIAGKTVYEIAPKEIADEYRRKDDELFVHPGTQTYEWAVQSADGVRHDVIYHKATFDGPDGSVAGLVGVVVDITERKRMEQSICESEGRLRTLLQTIPDLIWLKDAQGVYLACNTIFERFFGAKEEDIVGKTDYDFVEKDLADFFREQDRKAVAAGKPSSNEEWITFADDGHRAFLDTVKTPMFDVEGKLVGVLGIARDITERKRAEEEKAKLEGQLQQAQKMESVGRLAGGVAHDFNNMLNVIIGYTELSLSRVDTANPLFAALQEIRKAAERSADLTRQLLAFARKQTIAPRVIDLNVTVESILKMLRRLIGEDIDLAWLPGAKVWALKVDPSQIDQILANLCVNARDAVAGPGRVTIETGNATFDEAYCAGKLGSASGDYVMLAVSDDGHGMDKETMDNIFEPFFTTKGIGRGTGLGLATVYGIVKQNKGFINVYSEPGHGTTFKIYLPRHAAETEQMEEESPATPTARGHETILLVEDEPTILYLAKLMLESFGYRVLAASTPGEAIQMAKEHADEINLLMVDVVMPEMNGPDLAKYLLSLYPGLRCLFMSGYTANIIAHRGVLDEGVSFIQKPFSMQALAAKVREALDNQ
- a CDS encoding transposase — its product is MPRIARIIAPHYPHHVTQRSNNRVDVFLDDEDKAKYLSLLKDYNERLAVDVWAYCLMTNHVHILAVPARNVSLSRCIGRTNLLYTQHVNRKYNRSGRLWQNRFFSTIIDTESSYLWAVARYIEQNPVKSALVTRPDETISGRVAEPILGDKETDWLQVKGGLMKKIGKPTGHS
- a CDS encoding VPLPA-CTERM sorting domain-containing protein, encoding MNRKNILVILAICSLMIGLAVSAHASTAAIASYDILHTPESGWQNWYHTYNGTITSDGGDYYNYSGGSGTINDGVIGTSESVAHLFSIQASPVITLNLDGSYTTNSIEIYGGDMENNCIPGNLFSVKVTIGGISAVLFSTPSGNSNDLFTITGSALDGLLTSQIVLSDFISDNPYTFMRDYFDIAEIKIDGGSNPVPIPAAFWLLGTGLVGLVGLRRKFQK
- a CDS encoding helix-turn-helix domain-containing protein yields the protein MNEPITNSSGNVFLDLGYSPDEAVILQMRADLMADIRKFVKAKKLTQAKAAEILGITQSRVSDLTRGKWEKFSLEMLITLATKAGMHVTLKTAA
- a CDS encoding orotidine 5'-phosphate decarboxylase / HUMPS family protein, whose protein sequence is MTGIIVALDGVTFNSAREGGTLSVLSKAREKGMIWGIKINDMLYSGDVTKIMASLKDEFKLGVMVDVKLHDIPSTMENSISKLVNAGANIVTIHCSSNYRPRNTELLKYIAGVTALTSFTNLEIKWIYDKTHEEIVRAFSDIALMNNYGYVVGSVKDMSLIQDNPLKKICTGVRPAWYRERHDQVRISSIREALRLDADYVVIGRPITTADNLMDAIERIHKELQ
- a CDS encoding efflux transporter outer membrane subunit, with product MRRLFLIVVYGILLAGCMVGPDYSRPGIPTPDTYRYEGKEAAETVDTAWWKQFGDPTLDSLITEALTANKDVKIAAAHVEQAAGLLIQTRAPLFPQLDYSGSGTRERSSEQNGSAIWSYIDNPRNTYSVFAGASWEIDLWGRVRRASEAARANLLATEEARRGTVLSLVSLVATNYLQLCGLDEQLAIARKNLKSYGDSVHLFELQFQYGQVSQMTVEQARTRYETAAATIPQLENQIASTENALSILLGRNPGPIPRGRLLSELTLPSVPAGLPSQLLERRPDIRQAEQNLIAANAQIGAARALYFPTLSLTGGYGHESSELSDLFKGPNRTWSYGGSISGPIFTAGAIYGQVKQAEAAQEAALLSYQSSIQSAFSDVENALVARTKIAEQLQAQKRLVDAAREYTRLAQLQYDGGYVPYSTVLQAQEQLFPAELNYAQYRASLLTSLVNIYKAMGGGWVTLADEMSAARK
- a CDS encoding efflux RND transporter permease subunit, whose product is MFSRFFIERPIFATVIALIIVIAGLVSLKLLPVAQYPSITPVQVTVTAYYPGADSKTVADSVAAPIEAQINGVDNMLYMTSTSSSSGQLTITVYFSLDTDPDIAQVQVQNRVNIASPQLPDTVVQNGVSVQKKSSNILMILALYNKDGRYKPEYVANYANVYVLDTIKRINGAGQASILGAADQAMRIWMNPDRMASLGITTSDVQQAVAYQNALFGAGQIGQQPTEGEVQQTFPVVTQPQFVQPSQYENIILKASQDGSAIVRIKDIARVEVGLKQYVTENKLNGAPATFIAVYQQAGSNGLTVSSEVRKALDEMKKTMPDGMECLISLDTTDFVRISIKEVLHTLLEAILLVIGIVYLFLQSFRSTIICTVAIFVALIGTFTGMLALNFSINLLTLFGIVLAIGMVVDDAIVVVENVERNMTKNHLPPREATIRAMEEIGTSLIAVVLVMASVFVPAAFLPGTTGQLYKQFAITIVISVALSGFVALTLTPAMCVLLLKHTEKPQRGFFAWFNRQVDRITLAFGNAVTLIIKRMVLAFVLLGFLLWGLVQLFFTLPTSFVPNEDQGYVMAALILPDAANLKRTVAASDSLDQLFAKESGVQNRTAVSGYSLIDGQYKTNAATFFVTLKDFEERYESLKRAARENAKAILKSVYAEAGAIKTGITLPIAPPAIPGIGTTGGFEFWIQDKGSGSSAELYELTQQFLAKARKRPELTDLNTTFRAISRQLKVDVDRDKANLLGVPVQDVYSALQAQFGSLMVSQFNQYSRIWNVILQSDARFRQDPSDIKRLYVRSRSGEMVPLSAVVTTHYSSGPDLVPRFNGFPAAQLTGNSAPGYSSGDAIKAMEEVAREVLPQGYGFSWSGMAFEEKKSGGTSAVAFVFGLIIVFLVLSAQFESWTLPGSVMTAVPFGILGALIFNWLRGLNNDVYFQIGMLVLIGLGAKNAVLRVTFAVELRKQGLSVMEATIQAGEERLRPILMTSLAFIFGVLPLALAVGAGANARHSIGTGIIGGMIGETTLAMLYVPLFFYLFDQLHERSLGKKKVPPPPPKDDAPSPSDPTPPRQIEEA